TGGCCTCCACGTCATCGGGCACCACCGAGATCCGGGCGACACTCACGCCAAGAGCACGCAGTCGCCGGCACATGAAGAAGGAGTTCGTATCCTGCGTGTATCCCTGAGGGGAACGGAGACGCCCGTGAGGGGAAGCCCTCACCCCAGGTGCAGGCCCCAGCTCGTCCCACCCCCGTAGCCCAGGCCCAACCCCAGCCGCACCTTGAGAATCTCGTCGCCGATGACGATGATGCCGGCAGTGTTGGCGGATCCCCGGGCCACCGCCGCCGGGCCCGAAGCAGCCATGAGGCGACAGGCGGCAAGGCGCAGGGGCCCGCCCACTCGCCCCGTAGCCCGCAGCGCAGCCCGCAGCACCCCGCACATGGAGCCGCCCGGTCACCACCGCATAGCGCGACACCGCCCCACGCGCTCACGGGCCGCTCCGCACGTCCGTCACGCGGCCTCGCGGGCACCCATTGGCCGAGAGGCGGGACCTGCGGGAGACCGAACCATCCCGGGGCGAGGAGGGAGGGGGTGTCGGCGCAGCCCCGCCTCCACGGCCCGCTCTCTGCTCGGCACGGGGAggcccccccaccccaaaccccggGAAAACCTCCTCGGGAATAGGATAGACGCCGCGGTACCGGGACCCCTCCGCCCACCTCCCCCCGGCACTGCAGACAGACAACTTCCAAACATCACTTTATTGAAGCTTTGGAGGGATCGCAACGGGAAGGACCCCCGAAACGAGGGCCGAGTCGCCAAAACGGCGCTCAGGCAGCATCGAGGGTATGGGGGTGAAGCTCCCGAGGAATGccgaggagaaggaggaggaaggtgctTTCTCAGCGTGGAAGGACTGGGAGCTTCGGCAGACCAGGGGCCACTCACTTTTCTGGTTTCTTGGGCAATGGCCGTCGGAAAAGCAGGATGTGGGGCTCTGCGGGGCAAAAGAGCGGGTCAGGCCGAGCCCCCTGGGCGCCACCCGCTCCCCCGCGGGGCTCACCTGGCTCGTGGATCATGTAGTGgacccagccctggctctgctgcaccCCCAGGTTTCGCCACTCCGACTCCGACAGCAGGTGGGTCTTGGGCACCAGCTTGGCGATGTCCTTGGGCAGCATCACGTGCCTGCGGCCCCCGCACCCCTCAGTCAACACCACGGCACCCCCCACAACCCCTCATTCCCCAGGACGGAGATTCCCTACCGGGGAGCTGTTAACGGGACCAGCACCGTGACCCAACACAGAATCCTTATGGGGACCCCCCGTGTTACCAGGATAATTCTCCTCTTGTTTCACTAGGGACCCATGACTCGCCCACCACTCCCCTCCCCCTAGCGAGCTGTTAATGACCTCTCCACCCCATCGTTTTACGTTCCCGAGGCATTTCCCTCCCTCGCCCCGGTAAATCTTAACCAAGATCCCTGCCTCCTTATCAAGCAGATGTTAATGGGACCCCTTCTCGCTCCGTACCGGTACTCAAACTCCTCATCATCGTACTTGTCCGAGTAGTAGATCTGTTTGTGCGCCATTTCAGGCCCACCGTGCCCTCCCTCGGCGGCCGTTGGCGCCCCCGCCCCCCGCGGCGCTTTCAAAccccgccgccccgcgcgcCCATTGGTTGGCGCCGCACCGGGGGCGGGGCTGGACTGTTGCCCATTGGCCGGCGCCCGCGCGACGCCACGGGGGCGTGGCACCGCTTCCCGCGGGCCGGGCGCAGCCCGCCATTGGCTCGTGTGTCACGTGACATGGGCGCAGCGGGGCTACGCCGGAGGGGCGCGGGCCGGAAGTGAGTGGTGGCGAGCGCGGcggagggggaggggggcgaGGGGGGGCGCGCGAGCGCGGAGAGCGGCGTGAAACCCGCGCGTGACCGATGGTGCCCGGTGAGCGCGCGCCGGCCGGGGTGGTAAGGGCGCGCGCGGACGGAGGAGGGGGGACCCGCGCGGGGCCCGGGATCCAAGGCCAGGccccgcggtgtccccgcggtgtccccgcgGCCGCACTGCCGCCGGACTGAGGCCGCATCGatcgccgccgccgccttccGCGGAACGAGTGGGGGTCCTGCCGCAGTCGCCCCCGAGACGCCGCCGCTCCCTGTGCTGTGAGGGCCTGAGCCGCCCTTCCCAGCTGCCTCGTTTACTCAGCGTGAGGGAGCCTAGCCGTGGGGCAGGCCCTCCGGTGTGCGGCCCGAcgggggctggaggagcccgTGCCGTGCTGAGATCTTGGGGTGACCCACCCGACGTGGCGGCTGCTGTGTGTGTCTCGGGCTCAGGCTTGCATCGCCCCACCCCATGCTGGTGCGATACTCGGGAAGGACACCAGCTGTGGAGGTGCTTCAGGGTCTGGGGAGAATCCCGAGACCCAAGACTGGCATGACgtccagcagggatggggcactgGCTGGGTTTTGGAGGGTTCCTCGgcctctgcagtgctggggtcTGCCATCCTGCTTTCTGTGCTTCAGAGTAAGGCAGCAGTGAGTACCTGGAGCCTGCCCAGCTGTTGTGATCAGGGGTGGCTGTTGCCCCTTGCAGATCTCTGTCTACTCTCCAGCAGTGTGTTGTGTCCATCTGTTCTTGCTTCTCCCCTTGAATCTCTTAAATGGGGTCACCCACACAGATTATAGGCCATGGACATGGGTTCCAAGGAAGCGTGACCTGGGCCCTGCTTGCCACGTTGGCACTGCATAAATCTGTGGGCAAAGGGCACTTGTCGGTGCTTGCCAGGGCTGTCCTGGTCTCAGCCTGTAACAGTGGGGCTGAAGATGCAATCTCTTCTCAGCCAAGCAGGGCATGAGGATCCACCCACTGCCCTTTGGTGGGGCCTTGACTGAACCACCTGTGGAGCCGTGCACAGCAGTGTTCCATCCTCGGGGGGCGCACAGATGGGCTTCGGTAAGGCTGAGCACGCTGGCTCAAGGTCCAgatgctccttccctgccagcagcctcgGTGCCCGATCCCAAAGGGCCCGGTTGCCACCTCCACTTGGCAGCGGTGTAGTGCTGCAGGAGTCTCCACTGCCATTGCCAAGCACAGCCTGCCTTATCTTGCCCCCTTCCAAGCTAATGGCAACAGTTGGTACAGGCGGATAAAGGTACAATTGCTGCCAGGCAGTAAATCATgtctgctgccctgccctgttccGCTGGCCTGGCCTTGACTGCCTCGGCTGGGCAGTGGGAGTGGGATTGAGAAGAGCTTTGCTTGCCTTGTTTTCCCcttgcagagctccctgcctctgccagctcaCCCCTTCTACATTCTTTCCATGACTCCTGTCTTCACTGGTCCCCTGGGAGGaagggacacagccctgggggctCTGTGTATAATTTTGTATCAGGGTGCCAgctgaggaggtggaggagggggcagctctgccccccTGGGTTGCTTTCACTCTTCTTGTATGTGGCTTTCCAGAAGCGTTTTTTGGGCTAGGCAGGGATCGGCTCCGACACGTCTCGGGTCTCGGCCCCCAATACCATTTGCCAGTGTGGGCAGGACTCAAGCAGTGCCAGGCTCAGCCTGGTGTTCCTGTCCCAGTGCATCCCATCTCCATCCTCTCTCCAATGCGAAGAAGGTGGCTTCCAGGTTCCTCTTGCCCTCTGTATCAGCAGCATGTTGCACAGCAGCCGTAGTCCCATCCACCTGTGGACAGCATGGAGGAGCAGGGTCTGCCTCTTGGCACCAGGGCCCCCACCTCAGCCGGTTGGGACAGGGCTGGCTAACTCCCTGTTTGTCCCCGAACCGCAGGTCGGAGTGCCAGACGAGAGGCGCTGtgtgtctctgctccctgcccagggcctgccctgccctccgcCGGCGATGGAGTACGTGGTAAGGACTTCGGTGGAGGGCTAAGTGGCTTCGGTGGTGGATTCTGCCTGCCTCCTCTGCCTTCTGGGAGGTCTCCAACCTCTTCCCCAGATCTTCACTGGCATCTCCTAACCCCCTCTTCAGAATGAAGGAGAGGTTGCGTGCAGTAATGCATAAATGTTTGATGCTGCTGTGATGCGTGGGGGAAAAATCAGCTATTGGCTGGATTTGAGTGATCTTTACTTCACCCCTGCCCCAGAGGTTCAGTGTTGGCTGCAGGTGGACAGAGGGGATCTCCTGCCCAGGGCAAGGTTTGTATGTGTGGCCGCCTGCACCTTGCTGCAATTTCTTGCCAAACCACTGGCATCTTCCAGGCCTCTGACTGAGCTCCCAGTTTTTTTCCAGGGAGGATTTTGGGAGCGGGGTCCTGAGCATCCCCACTCTGCTTCTCTTCCTTGCCCCAGGTGGTGTGTGAAGTCCCAGCTCAGGTGTCTGAAAGTAGTCCACATCCCTCTGTTTCTCATGATCCATTGTCTTTCTGTGGTGGCAGGGCACATGGGGCAGCTGGGCCAGAACATGTCCCCAGAGCTCCTTGGGGGCAGTTGTTCCAGCTGTTCTGCTTATattctgctgcaggagcacgAGCTCCTAGCATCTGCCTGGCAAAGAGAagggctgcagcctgtgggatgGGACTTGGGACTGCCTGTTCAGGCAGGGCCAGTGTTCTGCACCTTTGCACATCTCAAGGTTTGCCTTCTGCACTCAGAGCCCACTGGGAGGGAGCTCTCATTCCCTGGGGTGGactctggggctgggggggctgcaATGGTAGCACCTCTAGTCTccaagggctgggagctgcGTTGCGTCTTGTCATAGGCTGTTGAGTGATGTGGGCAGACTGGCCTCGAAGGTTCTCAGAAAATCAGGAATTTACTCTAGCTTATAAAAGCAGAGATGTGTCTGAGCAGGGGCTTTAGCTGGGAGGCTCATCAGCCTTTTGCTGCCTGGAGGCAATGGCTGCTTTGAGCCCTGGGGTGGTGAGAAGGGGCCAAGGAGACACTCCTGCCCCCTCACAATTCCCTCCTGCTCTTATCCTGGGGAAGCATCAGGGCTCACAGAGCTGCCACGCCAGACAAGCCCAGGCCCACATCAACCAATGGCCAGTCTGTCACGGGCAAACCTTGCTGCCCCACAGTTACTTGATGACGCCCAGCCAAGCtcccctggcagcagggctgcactggCCCCTCACTGGGCCAGCAACTTCCTGCCTCCGggcttcctgcttttctttacaGGAGTGGTGCTGCGGCCACAGGAAGGTCACAGCACCGAACAGCCGGGGGCCCCGGGAGGGGACAAGAACTTTGTGGAACAGCCATAGGCTCTCTGCGCCTGTGGGACCACCATGGCTGAGGTGGGGGGCTGGCATTCACAGAGCTGGTGTGCATGGCCAAGGTTATGCTTTAGTGATGGGCCTGCTGTTGTGTGCCATAGCCCCTAGCATCACATAGGTGACAATTCCAGCCCTgttctgcctttccttttcctgtcccCATGGCAGTGTGCCGGGCTTTCTGAAGTGGGGCAGGCAGCTTCCAGTGCCACGCAGTGCTGGGCAAAGGCTCCAAGCAGGGAGAGCCTTTTCCTTGGTCTGGATTTACccagttttggtttggtggcCAGAGCACCTGGTGGTTGGTGAGGGTCTGCCTTGCGGTGTGTCAGGGTTTGGGTTCTGCCTGAGCTCCTTGCCTCATCCCATAGCTGGTGGATGGGGGAGAGCTCTTGTCCCTCAGTGGGGCCAAGGCTGTAGAGGGCAGCAAAGTCAAGCTGGTGCAAATTACTGCTGCACGCAAGCGTGTCACGGATAGGGGAACAGGGGAGACCTTCCCCTGAGCCCCCTGATCCACAGGTGGGAGCTTTACCCAGCTCCCTGAGGTTGAAGGGGCCAACTTTTGCCCCCAGTACGTTCTTGCTGCCTGCTCCCGCTAGCTCCGCCTGTGACCTTGATTTTTCTGCTCCAGATAAGCGCTGCGTCCCCACCCCTCG
This genomic stretch from Hirundo rustica isolate bHirRus1 chromosome 29, bHirRus1.pri.v3, whole genome shotgun sequence harbors:
- the CKS1B gene encoding cyclin-dependent kinases regulatory subunit 1 isoform X2, whose translation is MAHKQIYYSDKYDDEEFEYRHVMLPKDIAKLVPKTHLLSESEWRNLGVQQSQGWVHYMIHEPEPHILLFRRPLPKKPEK
- the CKS1B gene encoding cyclin-dependent kinases regulatory subunit 1 isoform X1; its protein translation is MAHKQIYYSDKYDDEEFEYRHVMLPKDIAKLVPKTHLLSESEWRNLGVQQSQGWVHYMIHEPGEPRGGAGGAQGARPDPLFCPAEPHILLFRRPLPKKPEK